DNA from Armatimonadota bacterium:
TCAGCGGCAGTGTTTACGATAACGTCCGCTACGGCAAGCTGGAGGCGACGCCGGAGGAGGTGTACGCCGCCGCGCGCGCGGCCAACGCCGAGCAGTTCATCCGCGCGCTGCCGCAGGGATACGATTTCGACGTCGGCGAGCGCGGCCTGCGCCTGTCGGGCGGCCAGCGCCAGCGCATCGCCATCGCCCGCGCTCTGCTCAAGGATCCGGCCATCCTGGTGCTCGACGAGGCCACCAGCTCGCTCGACATGGAATCCGAGGCTCTGGTGCAGGAGGCCCTGGAGCGCCTGATGAAGGGCCGCACCACCTTCATCATCGCCCATCGCCTGCCGACCGTGCGCAACGCTGATCGCATCCTGGTGCTGGGCGACGGCCGCGTCATCGAGCAGGGCACCCACGAAGCGCTGGTCGCGCGCGGCGGCCTCTACCGCCGGCTGTACCAGATGCAGTTCCGCGAGGCCCCGGCGCGCGAGTAACCCGGGCAACTGACGATGGCAGTCCAAGACGTCGTGAGCCAACACCAACGCCCGCCACGAACGTGGCCCGCCCCACCGGCGGAGCCGGCGCCGGCCTTTGACTGGCGCCTGCTGCTGTACAATATCGCTCTGACTCTGCTCGCACCCCTGCTGGCGGCGTACCTGCTGTGGCGAATGGCCGGCCGCGGCAAGTCGCACGGCGGCTGGGGCGAGCGGCTGGGGCGCGTTCCCCCGGCGGCGCGCTACCGGCCGGGAGGCCCGCGGGTATGGATTCATGCCGTCTCCGCCGGTGAGGTCGCGGGCGCCGCGTGCTTGCTCGACGCCATCAAGCGCGTCCTTCCCGAGGCCCAGGTGCTGGTCTCGACCACCACCGCCACGGGACGGCCCATGGCCGCCAGGAGCTGTGCCCGCGCCGATGCCATCTTCCATTTTCCCCTCGACCTCCTGCCCGCCGTGGAGCGCGCCCTGCGCCTGACGCGCCCGGACCTGTGCCTGCTGGTCGAAGGCGAGCTGTGGCCGAATTTCCTATCCGCCGCCCGCAGGCACGGCATACCTACGATGGTGGTCAACGGGCGGGTGTCGGATCGCACCACCCGGCGGCTGCAGGTGCTGGGACCGCTGTTCAGGTGGGTGGTCGGTCGGGTTGACCGGTTCTGCATGCAGTCGCGAAGGGATGTCCAGCGCATCGTCGCGCTGGGCGCTCAGCCCGCGCGCGTCGCCCAGGTCGGCAACGTCAAGTTCGACCAGGCAGGCGCGCGGGTCGCGCCGGGGGAACGCGAGCGGCTGGCGCGCGAACTGGGGGTCGCGGGGGCGCAGACGGTGGTCATTGCCGCCTCCACCCATCCTGGGGAGGAAAGGATCGCGCTCGATGCCTTCAACGCGGTGCGCCAGGTGGATGCCGCCGCGCGGCTCATCATCGCCCCCCGGCACATCGGGCGCGCCCGCGAGGTCGAGCAGGTGGTGGCGCAAGCGGGGTTACGCTCCCGGCGCCGCACCCAGGGGCCGCCCGGCGCCGCCGAAGGACCCAACACGGTCATCATCCTCGACACCATCGGCGAGCTCGAACGAGTCTACTCAGTCGCCGCCGCGGCCTTCATCGGCGGCAGCTTCGCGCCCATCGGCGGGCACAACCTTCTCCAGGCGACGGCGCAAGGGATCCCCTGCGTCTTCGGCCCGCACATGCACAAGTCCCGCGATATCGCGGGTGTGATTACCGAGGCCGGGTTGGGGGTTCAAGTGCGCAGCCCGCAAGCGCTGGGCATGACCCTGGCCTCGCTGATCCGGGATCGCAAGCGCCTGGCGGCGATCCGGCGCAGCAGCGGCGAGGTGCTGGCGCGGCACCGCGGCGCCGCCGACCGCAGCGCGCTTGCCGCCGCCGAGATGCTCGGCTACCGGCCGCCGGGGACGCAGTCCACGCCCGGCGCCGGGCTGCGGGCTTTCGTCGTCGGGGCGCTGTCCGGGGCCGATCGCAGGCCG
Protein-coding regions in this window:
- the lpxK gene encoding tetraacyldisaccharide 4'-kinase, whose protein sequence is MAVQDVVSQHQRPPRTWPAPPAEPAPAFDWRLLLYNIALTLLAPLLAAYLLWRMAGRGKSHGGWGERLGRVPPAARYRPGGPRVWIHAVSAGEVAGAACLLDAIKRVLPEAQVLVSTTTATGRPMAARSCARADAIFHFPLDLLPAVERALRLTRPDLCLLVEGELWPNFLSAARRHGIPTMVVNGRVSDRTTRRLQVLGPLFRWVVGRVDRFCMQSRRDVQRIVALGAQPARVAQVGNVKFDQAGARVAPGERERLARELGVAGAQTVVIAASTHPGEERIALDAFNAVRQVDAAARLIIAPRHIGRAREVEQVVAQAGLRSRRRTQGPPGAAEGPNTVIILDTIGELERVYSVAAAAFIGGSFAPIGGHNLLQATAQGIPCVFGPHMHKSRDIAGVITEAGLGVQVRSPQALGMTLASLIRDRKRLAAIRRSSGEVLARHRGAADRSALAAAEMLGYRPPGTQSTPGAGLRAFVVGALSGADRRPAARALVGMLAPASALYWIGLKLSRLAYALGLARVTRLPARVISVGNLTAGGTGKTSAAALLAADAVGAGKRTAVLSRGYGRRCGGGKAELVSDGRQVMSDHLSGGDEPLLLAREAAGAAVLVGKDRRQTGRRAVETLGAEVLILDDGFQYWRLAKDREIVLIDALCPFGNGLLVPAGILREPLSHLRRASAVWITHTDLAAPQRVAELRRRVGRVFRGPIRETVHRPLDLRALEGEEAMDLGRLPEQPVAALSGIGNPRAFELTLERLGARVLPLRFPDHYRYRGADCAAIERFARRRGARIVTTAKDAVRLWPGAFTQPVWVLRVEMAAAQGGLGLEWEGEPEQP